From a region of the Gossypium raimondii isolate GPD5lz chromosome 10, ASM2569854v1, whole genome shotgun sequence genome:
- the LOC128034026 gene encoding uncharacterized protein LOC128034026: MSQLAQLLADKGKSPVINSGVDQEDPVYPPGFTLTSTQAQLEMCPQRAPVNIGPQYRVGASASMHFQVGSGSNPGGNPTNPVVPDLDDMVEMEKVRIDLTKQLEDRCRWLEEKFRAMENTDYQCGVDAKDLSLVLDLVLSPKFKMPEFEKYNGTSCPEAHITMFCRRMTGYGNNDQLLIHCFQDSLIGFAAKWYNQLSRANIHSWKDLARAFIKQYNHVTDMTIDRITLQNMEKKQNESFRQYAQRWREVATQVQPPLLEKETTMLFINTLEAPFINHMLGSATMNFSDMVMSGEMIENAIRSGRIDGGVDNRRSIPKKKENEVNHMSTYNKSITVNRPTKVVASQQGSLRQEPGVKPEDVISPKKVHPREFHEGDLTSKKILSKKGL, encoded by the coding sequence ATGAGCCAACTGGCACAATTATTGGCTGATAAAGGAAAGAGCCCTGTAATTAATTCGGGAGTTGATCAGGAGGACCCTGTTTATCCTCCAGGTTTTACCCTGACAAGCACTCAAGCACAACTAGAGATGTGCCCCCAAAGGGCACCTGTGAATATTGGACCTCAATATCGGGTCGGCGCCTCGGCATCAATGCACTTTCAAGTAGGCTCGGGTTCTAATCCCGGGGGCAACCCTACCAACCCTGTGGTCCCTgatctcgatgacatggtagaAATGGAAAAAGTAAGAATAGACTTGACAAAACAACTTGAGGACCGATGTAGATGGCTAGAGGAGAAATTTAGAGCTATGGAGAACACCGACTACCAATGTGGAGTTGATGCCAAAGATTTGAGTTTGGTTCTTGATTTAGTGCTCTCGCCCAAGTTCAAGATGCCGGAGTTCGAAAAGTACAACGGGACTAGTTGCCCTGAAGCTCATATAACTATGTTCTGTCGAAGAATGACAGGATACGGCAACAATGATCAACTGTTGATCCACTGCTTCCAGGACAGTCTGATCGGGTTTGCAGCTAAATGGTACAACCAGTTAAGCCGCGCCAACATCCATTCATGGAAGGACTTGGCACGGGCTTTCATAAAGCAGTACAACCATGTAACGGATATGACAATCGATAGAATCACATtgcagaacatggaaaagaaacaaaatgagaGCTTTAGGCAATATGCCCAAAGATGGAGAGAGGTAGCGACACAGGTCCAGCCACCTCTTCTGGAGAAAGAAACCACGATGCTTTTCATTAATACTCTGGAAGCCCCATTCATTAACCATATGTTGGGAAGCGCTACTATGAACTTCTCAGATATGGTAATGTCTGGCGAGATGATTGAAAACGCCATCAGAAGTGGAAGAATAGATGGTGGGGTAGATAATAGAAGGTCAATcccaaagaaaaaggagaatgaAGTGAACCATATGAGTACTTACAACAAGTCGATTACGGTGAACCGGCCAACGAAAGTGGTTGCTAGTCAACAAGGCTCATTGAGACAAGAAcctggagtgaaaccag
- the LOC105775987 gene encoding cytochrome P450 81Q32, protein MNLPPSPPTLPIAGHLHLLKEPFNQSLFALSQKHSPIFSLRLGSRLAIVVSSPSVVEECLTKNDIVFANRPCFWVGKYISYDYTTIISSPYGDHWRNLRRICKLEIFSANRLNSSSSIRRDEIKNLLWKLYYSSSDDNFVKVELKPLLSKLTFNITLRMIAGKQHKPEAVKLHGLQQELLKLGISPIVGDFFPFLRWANFFGYKKKVVKLTREINGLLQGLVDEHQRNKYGFEKEDTVISHLLCLQESEAQYYTDEIIKGIVQDMLLGGTNTVVIALEWSVSHLLNNLNTMQKSKSELDFHVGHGRLLDETDLPRLRYLQNIISETLRLNPAVPLLVPHVSSDRCNLLGYNIPKGTMLLVNAWAIHRDPKLWDEATFFKPERFENGRAEGYKMMPFGLRRRACPGKDLAQRVMGLVLGSLIQCFEWKRVSSKKIDMAEGKRLNSPKAKPIKAFCKARNTAKELLS, encoded by the exons ATGAATCTCCCACCAAGTCCACCAACTCTTCCAATTGCAGGCCATCTCCATCTCCTCAAGGAACCCTTCAACCAGTCCCTCTTTGCCCTCTCGCAAAAACACAGCCCAATCTTTTCCCTCAGGCTCGGTTCACGCCTCGCGATTGTTGTATCATCCCCGTCGGTTGTCGAGGAATGCTTAACAAAAAATGACATTGTTTTCGCCAACCGTCCTTGCTTCTGGGTTGGCAAGTACATCAGCTACGACTACACCACCATCATCTCATCCCCTTACGGTGACCATTGGCGAAACCTTAGACGAATATGCAAGCTCGAAATCTTCTCCGCCAATCGTTTAAACTCATCTTCGAGTATTCGACGAGATGAAATCAAGAACTTGTTGTGGAAACTGTATTATTCCTCGAGTGATGATAACTTTGTCAAGGTAGAGTTGAAACCATTGCTGTCAAAGCTAACGTTTAATATAACACTGAGGATGATTGCAGGCAAGCAACATAAACCGGAAGCAGTAAAGCTTCATGGTCTCCAACAAGAGCTTCTGAAGCTGGGAATCTCACCAATTGTAGGagatttctttccatttttacggTGGGCTAATTTCTTTGGATACAAGAAGAAGGTGGTGAAATTAACGAGAGAAATCAATGGATTATTGCAAGGTTTGGTTGATGAGCATCAAAGGAACAAATATGGTTTCGAGAAGGAGGATACGGTGATCAGCCATTTGCTTTGTTTGCAAGAATCGGAAGCTCAGTATTATACCGATGAAATTATCAAAGGGATTGTCCAG GATATGTTACTTGGAGGAACCAACACCGTAGTTATAGCATTAGAATGGTCCGTGTCTCATTTACTCAACAATTTAAACACAATGCAAAAGAGTAAATCCGAACTAGATTTCCACGTCGGTCATGGTAGATTGCTAGACGAAACCGATCTCCCGAGACTACGTTATCTACAAAACATAATCTCAGAGACCCTCCGATTGAACCCGGCAGTGCCACTTCTTGTTCCCCACGTCTCGTCTGATCGTTGTAACTTATTAGGGTACAACATTCCCAAGGGTACAATGTTGCTAGTGAATGCATGGGCGATCCATAGGGACCCAAAGTTATGGGATGAGGCAACATTTTTTAAGCCAGAAAGGTTTGAGAATGGTCGGGCAGAGGGTTATAAGATGATGCCGTTCGGGTTAAGAAGAAGGGCTTGTCCTGGAAAAGATTTAGCCCAACGTGTTATGGGATTGGTTTTAGGGTCATTGATTCAATGCTTTGAGTGGAAAAGAGTAAGTTCAAAGAAAATTGATATGGCGGAAGGCAAAAGACTAAATTCACCAAAAGCTAAGCCTATAAAGGCCTTTTGCAAAGCTCGCAACACTGCAAAAGAGCTACTTTCATGA